The Cardiocondyla obscurior isolate alpha-2009 linkage group LG05, Cobs3.1, whole genome shotgun sequence genomic sequence AAAACGCGATTTGTCATCTCGAAACCTTTTTGTCTTTTACAATATTCTAACCTTGTCGAAATCTAATTGTCAATTACGTTAAAAGATTTCCTCGGTACGCTTCATAAAGCACGAATGTTGATTGACGATAATTATGATATATAGTTTAATAACTAAAGTAAATCTCGTTTATGCGTTACGCATGTCCTCGCTTCCGTCGTCCTgcaaatgataattttaacgcTTTACTGCGATACGTAAATGCTATTACTCTTAGCCAAGCATCAATCGAGCTTTGTAAGATTTCATTACGAGCGTTCAGTCCTTATGACATGGTATGACCGCGTCCGTTACGTTTGCACGCGATACCGATCCGTATCGATGCATCTCCGGCGCCGCACCTGTATACCGACGTTGTTATTACCCGCATCATTATCTTTATCAAAACAGTCAATCTTCATTAAAATCCTGCTACAATGTTGCTCGGAGCGCTAGCGAGGGCCAACCGGATCTTGAATCCAGTTCACCGACTGTACCTTGCTAAGCTACTCGCGTGGACAAACGCAGTTCGACACGTATTCGTATACAATCGTGCGTGGCGGCAGTTAAATCATTTAGGAGGCTGGCGGAGAACCGAAACGAGAATCGCGCCGCGAAGAGAAGGCCGAAAGGAAGAATGGAAGTACACGACAGCATTGGAGAAGTGGATCTATAAAGGCGAAGACTGCTCGCTATTACTGAGTGCAAACGCATGCTGTTGCTGATAAGGCGCCGTCTCGCACTCATCACATATTCAACCGCGGCCCACCCGATAATCCGTAAAATgcataatgatttattattacactACTCAACGATGGCAAGTATGTAGGTTGCGTCTAAGACCTTATaccttataaaaataaatcgtagGAGACGCTCGCGATTACGTTTAGTATTTGGAAATCAATTGTGTACTTTTACCTTTGAAACGGCAAGGACAATGAAGGTTGGCTCCGTTGCTGCAAGAAGCCTCTTAGGTCTCCTCTCCTTCCCAGACACTCCGGCCAGATCCTTCGTCgacgcacaagtcactcgcgagaacgcggataattaattaacgaacgCGCGAGACTGTACGTACCGCGGCActcgcgaaataaacgcgacAAACCAGTTGCAGTTTGTATGTTCGATATCGATTACGGCACAATAGGTTCTTCACCGGATCTTTATCTGAAACGAGACAAAAATTGGTTAATAGCCATTCAAATATCAATATACTTTAacgatacaattattattcaacgCGTATGGATACTTACTCGTTCACGGTGTTAGCTGCGTAGACTTGGTCATCCTGCACACAACGAACGCTTGAATATTGCCGAGCCACGTACATTGAAAGGCAGGTAAGGCGTTTGCTACGGCGACGGTGATGGTGGCGTgtgtgatcttggcgtggtgtgcgtcgagttttaCACGAAGCGTGCACGTAGATGTAACGTGAAGCACCAGCAGTTGAGAACTGAGGAGAAGCACGCCCCACTCCTACTGCCTCTGCTCGGTGGCCGAGGGAGgggatagagagagagagagagagagagagagacgagtcacgtacgctagccgccgtcctCGCAGCGAACACTTTATTCGCCTCATAAATGTAAAACTGCAATTCGCCGTGTGGGTAGCAAACCTCTGGTTCCTCTCGCTCCTACGAAATATTAACACGCATGTTACTCAGAGGAATTTACAGCGAATATACTTTTCAATGCCACTTTCAATGTATCGCGAATATCATGTCTACTAGATCGTCGTGATGCTCGTTAATAAAGTCTCATTTCACGACCGAGTACCGACTGAACTGATCGGCGATTAGTATACTATAATGCCGAACGATATTACGACCGGCAGTTAGCAGAATTAAGTTTACTGTCGATCAGCTTGCTCGGAGCTGGATCGAAGTACGTCTAAATGAATCGCTTGCAGCTTGAAATTATCGCCCTGGGGAAGTGAGTAAcattatcgtaaaaataaaagtgtaacTTACTTTAGAGAAAGGATAGACGGTCAAAggtactctctctctctttctgcctcCGCGTATGGAGAATTAATAGAAGTTGTAATTCACGCTGGGTTACGTCTTAGTTCACCGGTAAATGCGTAACACTTCCGAATCTTCCGATACAGATCGAGCATTCCTTCCGTGGGTCCGGCGACTTCTGTTCGCATTCGCTTACTCCCCACCACAGCAGCCATATTTGTCTAGTACATTGCACTACTCTGATTCGTTAATTCAAAAAGATCTTATGTCATATAGAATACAGATTATAGACAGTAAGAGGTAATATGAAATATCgctattataaataaatgtggaCACCGacgaaattagaaaaattgaattaattcgatttttcacgataatgaaaaatacgtttacaggaaattacgaaaaaagaaagaaaggaaaaagaaagaaatacacattaatatgtagaaatatTCTGAATTAAATGTCTACAAAATCAGATTAACTTTCTTCTTGCATTACATCGCTAAATGTAGTAAAAACAAGTAATTGCACAAAGAAATCGCTCTAACTATTCTATTATAATTGCTAATTAAGGCATATTTAACAATGTTAtaaataagtattaatattgggcatgaaatatttttcctatTCCTTTCTGTTCATCACAGaccgatatatgtataaattggctattttataatacatagtTAATATGTAATTGTCACATAATACATACACAATACATAAactattgtataataaaatatataaagttatataGATAAAAGTCTTTATAATGGAAGCacaatatgtaatatataattatgtatgttGACGCAATTgcattaatatgtttatatCAATCTTGAGCCATAGCACATTTGCACATCACTTTTAgatgtacaaataaaaacaGCTTCGTCCTAAACCGTTTCCCATCAATTATAATatcattgtaatattaaaatattaataagctttataatttaaacgaaattgtttcattatttattctattataGTCATACGATCATTATTACTTGTATTATGTGTAATTAGTTTATAGATTAGAGTGTCAAAAacaatattgtataatattatacgcaattactataaaatacttaataaatatttcaataacatTAGTTACGtgataaatgtttaaaaatggCAAATAAATCGTCGATGTATACGAAAAGTACACTAATGCATGCGGCAATTAAATGTTCGACGTCAAACATTTTACGCAAACAAAATTTAtggcaattataaaaaaaacctcTAATAAAATGATGAGAGAAACAagacatataaaaattatttatgtacaaAGCTTATGGTACTATATGTATAACTATGACCGATTTATTTCTCTCGGTATTGCTAATCCACGATTGTCGTTGTATAAAGATATCTTATAAAAcgatatattaaacatttactttttaaaatgataTCACATATCATGACATATGCAAATGAATAAACTCGTAATAATATGAATGAAAATTACAAATTCACTAGTGTAGCAACGgaatgcattttaatattatacgataatatcaaaatatttttttaactttttattaaattataaaaagattttacttCAAATATTGcacttataatttatttttaataagttacTTCATTCTTTACCTATAATTTATGAGAATCAATTGTCTTACACTTAAGttgaaagagaaaagtatataattatatatataaaacatattttatatattttaacctataaaattgatcgttttATGAAGTctataatgtataaattactATTTACAATATAGTGACAAAACCTGCTATCAATTTTCCCTCGTTAATCCCTAAAAGCTTAACATCGTAAatgcgaattattaatttatgacaaattggttaatataattttacattttttaatatattctaattaaaaaatataaataaaataaaagtttctattattttataatttggaCGGACTTATAAATGGAAGTGAGATATCTTTAAAGACATTCGTCACATATAATGCATCACAATAAAAAAGACGCGGTTGAATCTCAAGAAACGTCGTTATTTCGTAactagtaattaattaaacgagtaAATGTCTGTATTcatgttaatttcttttatcaaacGTAAACTTCACCTCTCTTACTACCAGTAACCGACGTCGTGGCGGGCACATTCATGGATGATGTTGTGGGTGTTGTGCCTAAATTGCTCGAAAGCGATGCATTTGTGGACGAGCCACTACTAATCTTTCTCGATGCATCCTGAATCCTTTGATTAGGGATAGAGAAGTCGGTAAGACCATCTCGCCTACTCGACACAGAGATCGCGCGACCTTCTCTCGGTTGTAATCCTGGGGATTGTGGCAATGACATACTTCTATCGTCCCGACCTGGGTGCGCCGGGGGAACTGGGGGACCGGGTAGCGAAGCCGATCGTCTCCCTCGTGCATCTGTACTTATTGCTCTATTAACTTGAGTTCCCGGCACAGCTGCGGTAACCACGTAGCCTAATTTTTCGGGTCTCATCAGAATTGGCGAGCGATCATTGTAGCCGTCAAAAATGGGCGAGCTGCCATTGCTACCCATCGGACTGTTATTATTATCGATCAACGGTGTCGAGCGATCCTCCTGCCCAGTAATACTTCCACTTCTGCTGCTTCCACTTCCACTACCTTCTTCTTCACTGCTTGTAACTTCTGTTAATGTCGCCTGGATGCCGTTACTCTGTTTATTAACATGCGACGTCGTAGTTGTCGCCGTTGTCATCAAGCCTAGTTGAGTTAGATGACCCATAGTGACCGGTGTCAAAGTTAGTGGTGTCAGGCTGGTTAAACCGGCGCTAGTTAATGTTGGCGAAAGCACAGCCTGTGCCAAAGCTGCCGTTCCAGGTTTTCCCGAAGCGGGGGTGCTTTCAGTTTCCTGTATCGGTGACAGCACTACAACCGACATTTCAGTCGGATAATGACCGTTTGCTGGTATTACGCCCACCACACCTGCGCCGATGTTCGCCGCATTGGTAGCAGACAAAGCTAGCCTCTGTTCACGATCAATCACCTCCTTCGTCACATCCGGAGTTGGTATACGTGGCCTGTTCTTCAAAGATACAGGCACCGAGTTCAGCTTCGTCAAAGTACCTACAATACAAGTAGAAAAGAATTGTGATAACCGTTAGAGCGACGCTACCTTGATCAACTGGTTCCGGAATCGGGATCATTCCGAGGACGCGCGTAAAAATAGGTAATAATATTGCCGATTAAACTAACGACTGTAATATTTCTCGGTTGAAGACGTGCTGAACGAGCGCGAAAATGAGTTTTAGACTATTGCTTTGGCGCCAGGAAGCATATCGAGTTATACTGACGAGAATATAATTACGCGAATATGATACCCTTGCGATACTGTATTTCCCGTtacaagagagaaaaagtaatgaaaagaaatacaaGGACTTTAGAGAGTTTTCTCATTACATGGGCGAGAAATAGCCACGGAAATTGCAGAGGTCACGCAAGATTAGACATTACGCAATTTTGCGCATACGTGGAATATACAGCGATAAAGGAAAAAGTTTACGATTTCTTAAGACTTTCTTCCAAGACAAGTTCATGattcagagaaaaaaaagtctttaaCTGGAAATGCCCGATTTCTGAGGTGAATCTTCTCCGAAAACACACATAAGAAAACATccaatttttaatcaatataaaaataaaaatctaaatcgGAGTATTggtattaattaacttattaaGCACCTTGGCGACCCATGCGCTGACTTCGGATGCTTTTTCGTCCGACGAGACGATCATAAAGCGAAATTTTAAGATTAGAGTTGTTCGTTTGTGGAAGCCCGCCAGTTTCAGGGCTACTGTACACGCTGTTGTGACGATTTCGTGTAAAAAATCCACCACCGCTGCTGTATGTAGTCGAAGAGCTACGTACTGAACCCACTCGAGTGATCTGTCGTTGGAACCAGccgtttttctttcgttctacCAACGGAGTATCTACGCTctcctaaaagaaaaaaaaaacatgtaataCTTTGTGTGAAAATAcgtgacaaaaattaaatttatataaatcagCAAAAGAGATtgagatttttaattgtttcaggTTCATATTTTATCAGTCAATCTGCAATTGTATAAGAGAACAgaagttaaaatttatataaaattattttactattgcGCCTGTGCAAACAATTTACTTACGTAATCGGCGTACATATCATCTTGATGAGCTTTACGATGTTGGCCGTGACTGTGAATTTGCGTGCCCAACATAACGTTTGCGTAAAGAGCATCGCTGTCTTTCACTTTGTAATGTTCCGCAGAACCCTTTGGCTCTTCTTTTCGATACTGTTCGCTGGCAACTGTGTATGGCAAGTCCTTGGGTACAACTTCATCCCAGTATTGATCTTTTAAGAGTTCCGGATGTTCCTCGTGCATCTCATCGACGATCATGTAACCTGCCTATTACGCGATAATGATAACACGATGAGAAAAAGTACATTAACGTACGGTtcgtaaaaaatgttaagtgcacagcaaaaaatatatctccATG encodes the following:
- the Best2 gene encoding uncharacterized protein Best2 isoform X2, giving the protein MMESEKKIFEMMNKKAAMSKYWMPLVWATNIINRARKESLITSDHVVQTLLVELSDIRKRLGALIGYDTVCVPLVYTQVVTLSLYAYFFSALLGRQFVEHSGTGKYEDPDMYFPFFTALQFCFYFGWLKVAEVLINPFGEDDDDIELNWLIDRHIKAGYMIVDEMHEEHPELLKDQYWDEVVPKDLPYTVASEQYRKEEPKGSAEHYKVKDSDALYANVMLGTQIHSHGQHRKAHQDDMYADYESVDTPLVERKKNGWFQRQITRVGSVRSSSTTYSSGGGFFTRNRHNSVYSSPETGGLPQTNNSNLKISLYDRLVGRKSIRSQRMGRQGTLTKLNSVPVSLKNRPRIPTPDVTKEVIDREQRLALSATNAANIGAGVVGVIPANGHYPTEMSVVVLSPIQETESTPASGKPGTAALAQAVLSPTLTSAGLTSLTPLTLTPVTMGHLTQLGLMTTATTTTSHVNKQSNGIQATLTEVTSSEEEGSGSGSSRSGSITGQEDRSTPLIDNNNSPMGSNGSSPIFDGYNDRSPILMRPEKLGYVVTAAVPGTQVNRAISTDARGRRSASLPGPPVPPAHPGRDDRSMSLPQSPGLQPREGRAISVSSRRDGLTDFSIPNQRIQDASRKISSGSSTNASLSSNLGTTPTTSSMNVPATTSVTGSKRGEVYV
- the Best2 gene encoding uncharacterized protein Best2 isoform X1, translated to MTISYASEVPNGSSFGCFWRILIKWRGSVYKLIWRELLAYLFLYYLINFTYRYALSEHQRLIFEKIRYYFGNSSESIPMSFVLGFYVSLVVKRWWEQYKLLPWPDNLALFISAAIPGNDERGRLMRRNIVRYAVLAYVITLQRISLRVKRRFPTLQHMVDVGLMMESEKKIFEMMNKKAAMSKYWMPLVWATNIINRARKESLITSDHVVQTLLVELSDIRKRLGALIGYDTVCVPLVYTQVVTLSLYAYFFSALLGRQFVEHSGTGKYEDPDMYFPFFTALQFCFYFGWLKVAEVLINPFGEDDDDIELNWLIDRHIKAGYMIVDEMHEEHPELLKDQYWDEVVPKDLPYTVASEQYRKEEPKGSAEHYKVKDSDALYANVMLGTQIHSHGQHRKAHQDDMYADYESVDTPLVERKKNGWFQRQITRVGSVRSSSTTYSSGGGFFTRNRHNSVYSSPETGGLPQTNNSNLKISLYDRLVGRKSIRSQRMGRQGTLTKLNSVPVSLKNRPRIPTPDVTKEVIDREQRLALSATNAANIGAGVVGVIPANGHYPTEMSVVVLSPIQETESTPASGKPGTAALAQAVLSPTLTSAGLTSLTPLTLTPVTMGHLTQLGLMTTATTTTSHVNKQSNGIQATLTEVTSSEEEGSGSGSSRSGSITGQEDRSTPLIDNNNSPMGSNGSSPIFDGYNDRSPILMRPEKLGYVVTAAVPGTQVNRAISTDARGRRSASLPGPPVPPAHPGRDDRSMSLPQSPGLQPREGRAISVSSRRDGLTDFSIPNQRIQDASRKISSGSSTNASLSSNLGTTPTTSSMNVPATTSVTGSKRGEVYV